In a genomic window of Theropithecus gelada isolate Dixy chromosome 15, Tgel_1.0, whole genome shotgun sequence:
- the AGPAT2 gene encoding 1-acyl-sn-glycerol-3-phosphate acyltransferase beta isoform X1 yields MELWPCLAAALLLLLLLVQLSRAAEFYAKVALYCALCFAMSAVASLVCLLRHGGRTVENMSIISWFVRSFKYFYGLRFKVRDQHRLQEARPCVIVSNHQSILDMMGLMEVLPERCVQIAKRELLFLGPVGLIMYLGGVFFINRQRSSTAMTVMADLGERMVRENLKVWIYPEGTRNDNGDLLPFKKGAFYLAVQAQVPIVPVVYSSFSSFYNTKKKLFTSGTVTVQVLEAIPTSGLTEADVPALVDTCHRAMRTTFLHISKTPQENGATAGPGVQPAQ; encoded by the exons atGGAGCTGTGGCCGTGTCTGGCCGCGgcgctgctgttgttgttgctgctggtGCAGCTGAGCCGCGCGGCCGAGTTCTACGCCAAGGTCGCCCTGTACTGCGCGCTGTGCTTCGCGATGTCCGCCGTGGCCTCGCTCGTCTGCCTGCTGCGCCACGGCGGCCGGACGGTGGAGAACATGAG CATCATCAGCTGGTTCGTGCGAAGCTTCAAGTACTTCTACGGGCTCCGCTTCAAGGTTCGGGACCAGCACAGGCTGCAGGAGGCCCGGCCCTGCGTCATCGTCTCCAACCACCAGAGCATCCTGGACATGATGG gcctcATGGAGGTCCTTCCGGAGCGCTGCGTGCAGATCGCCAAGCGGGAGCTGCTCTTCCTGGGCCCCGTGGGCCTCATCATGTATCTTGGGGGCGTCTTCTTCATCAACCGGCAGCGCTCTAGCACTGCCATGACGGTGATGGCCGACCTGGGCGAGCGCATGGTCAGGGAGAAC CTCAAAGTGTGGATCTACCCCGAGGGTACTCGTAACGACAACGGGGACCTGCTGCCTTTTAAGAAAGGCGCTTTCTACCTGGCGGTCCAGGCACAG GTGCCCATCGTCCCCGTGGTgtactcctccttctcctctttctacAACACCAAGAAGAAGTTATTCACCTCAG GAACAGTCACAGTGCAGGTGTTGGAAGCCATCCCCACCAGCGGCCTCACCGAGGCGGATGTCCCTGCACTCGTGGACACCTGCCACCGGGCCATGAGGACCACCTTCCTCCACATCTCCAAGACCCCCCAGGAGAACGGGGCCACTGCGGGGCCTGGCGTGCAGCCGGCCCAGTAG
- the AGPAT2 gene encoding 1-acyl-sn-glycerol-3-phosphate acyltransferase beta isoform X2, which produces MELWPCLAAALLLLLLLVQLSRAAEFYAKVALYCALCFAMSAVASLVCLLRHGGRTVENMSIISWFVRSFKYFYGLRFKVRDQHRLQEARPCVIVSNHQSILDMMGLMEVLPERCVQIAKRELLFLGPVGLIMYLGGVFFINRQRSSTAMTVMADLGERMVRENVPIVPVVYSSFSSFYNTKKKLFTSGTVTVQVLEAIPTSGLTEADVPALVDTCHRAMRTTFLHISKTPQENGATAGPGVQPAQ; this is translated from the exons atGGAGCTGTGGCCGTGTCTGGCCGCGgcgctgctgttgttgttgctgctggtGCAGCTGAGCCGCGCGGCCGAGTTCTACGCCAAGGTCGCCCTGTACTGCGCGCTGTGCTTCGCGATGTCCGCCGTGGCCTCGCTCGTCTGCCTGCTGCGCCACGGCGGCCGGACGGTGGAGAACATGAG CATCATCAGCTGGTTCGTGCGAAGCTTCAAGTACTTCTACGGGCTCCGCTTCAAGGTTCGGGACCAGCACAGGCTGCAGGAGGCCCGGCCCTGCGTCATCGTCTCCAACCACCAGAGCATCCTGGACATGATGG gcctcATGGAGGTCCTTCCGGAGCGCTGCGTGCAGATCGCCAAGCGGGAGCTGCTCTTCCTGGGCCCCGTGGGCCTCATCATGTATCTTGGGGGCGTCTTCTTCATCAACCGGCAGCGCTCTAGCACTGCCATGACGGTGATGGCCGACCTGGGCGAGCGCATGGTCAGGGAGAAC GTGCCCATCGTCCCCGTGGTgtactcctccttctcctctttctacAACACCAAGAAGAAGTTATTCACCTCAG GAACAGTCACAGTGCAGGTGTTGGAAGCCATCCCCACCAGCGGCCTCACCGAGGCGGATGTCCCTGCACTCGTGGACACCTGCCACCGGGCCATGAGGACCACCTTCCTCCACATCTCCAAGACCCCCCAGGAGAACGGGGCCACTGCGGGGCCTGGCGTGCAGCCGGCCCAGTAG
- the EGFL7 gene encoding epidermal growth factor-like protein 7 has protein sequence MWGSQEMLLVWLLVLAAGGTEHAYRPGRRVCAVGAHGDPVSESFVQRVYQPFLTTCDGHRACSTYRTIYRTAYRRSPGLAPARPRYACCPGWKRTSGLPGACGAAICQPPCRNGGSCIQPGRCRCPAGWQGDTCQSDVDECSAGGAGCPQRCVNTAGSYWCQCWEGHRLSADGTHCVPKGGPPRVAPNLTGVDSAMKEEVQRLQSRVDLLEEKLQLVLAPLHSLASQALEHGLPDPGSLLVHSFQQLGRIDSLSEQISFLEEQLGSCSCKKDS, from the exons ATGTGGGGCTCTCAGGAGATGCTACTGGTGTGGCTTCTGGTGTTGGCAGCGGGCGGCACGGAGCACGCCTACCGCCCAGG CCGTAGGGTGTGTGCCGTCGGGGCTCACGGGGACCCTGTCTCTGAGTCCTTCGTGCAGCGCGTGTACCAGCCCTTCCTCACCACCTGTGACGGGCACCGGGCCTGCAGCACCTACCG AACCATCTATAGGACCGCCTACCGCCGCAGCCCTGGGCTGGCCCCCGCCAGGCCTCGGTACGCATGCTGCCCCGGCTGGAAGAGGACCAGCGGGCTTCCCGGGGCCTGTGGAGCAG CAATATGCCAGCCGCCGTGCCGGAACGGAGGGAGCTGCATCCAGCCTGGCCGCTGCCGCTGCCCTGCGGGATGGCAGGGTGACACCTGCCAGTCAG ATGTGGACGAATGCAGTGCTGGGGGGGCCGGCTGTCCCCAGCGCTGCGTCAACACTGCCGGCAGTTACTGGTGCCAGTGTTGGGAGGGGCACAGGCTGTCTGCAGATGGTACACACTGCGTGCCCAAGGGAGGGCCCCCCAGGGTGGCCCCCAACCTGACAG GAGTGGACAGTGCGATGAAGGAGGAAGTGCAGAGGCTGCAGTCCAGGGTGGACCTGCTGGAGGAG AAGCTGCAGCTGGTGCTGGCCCCACTGCACAGCCTGGCCTCGCAGGCACTGGAGCACGGGCTCCCGGACCCCGGCAGCCTCCTGGTGCACTCCTTCCAGCAGCTGGGCCGTATCGACTCCCTGAGTGAGCAGATCTCCTTCCTGGAGGAGCAGCTGGGGTCCT GCTCCTGCAAGAAAGACTCGTGA